From the Gordonia bronchialis DSM 43247 genome, one window contains:
- a CDS encoding Rv2640c family ArsR-like transcriptional regulator: MPKTLPMVDISAPICCAPVSAAPLDDDTALEIALRLKALADPVRIKLVSILLADTGNGICTCDLATAVGLTETTTSHHLGQLRKAGMVAPDRRGMNVYYRARPESLEALRSVLSATTGCC; the protein is encoded by the coding sequence ATGCCGAAGACCTTGCCGATGGTCGACATCAGTGCCCCGATCTGCTGCGCACCGGTATCCGCGGCCCCGCTCGATGACGACACCGCCCTAGAAATCGCTCTGCGACTCAAGGCCCTGGCCGATCCGGTCCGGATTAAACTCGTCTCGATCCTGCTCGCCGACACCGGGAACGGGATCTGCACCTGCGACCTCGCGACCGCGGTCGGCCTCACCGAGACCACCACGAGCCACCACCTGGGGCAGCTCCGCAAGGCCGGCATGGTCGCTCCTGACCGACGAGGGATGAACGTCTACTACCGCGCACGGCCAGAGTCGTTGGAAGCGCTACGCAGCGTTCTCAGCGCCACCACAGGGTGCTGCTGA
- a CDS encoding ArsI/CadI family heavy metal resistance metalloenzyme has protein sequence MSRMQLALNVDDLDTAIEFYSKLFNTSPAKRKPGYANFAVVEPPLKLVLLENPGQGGTINHLCVEVESSEKVHAEIARLSGEGLFTQEEINSTCCFATQDKVWVTGPAKEKWEVYTVLADSETFGTSPKLLEQNATEDAEQGSVCCGGSAADQAEARTACC, from the coding sequence ATGTCCCGTATGCAGCTGGCGCTCAATGTCGATGATCTCGATACCGCAATCGAGTTCTACTCCAAGCTGTTCAACACCAGCCCGGCCAAACGCAAGCCGGGATACGCCAACTTCGCGGTGGTCGAGCCGCCGCTGAAGCTGGTGCTGCTGGAGAATCCCGGCCAGGGCGGCACGATCAACCATCTCTGCGTCGAGGTCGAGTCGAGCGAGAAGGTGCACGCCGAGATCGCCCGGTTGTCCGGGGAGGGCCTGTTCACCCAGGAGGAGATCAACTCCACCTGCTGTTTCGCGACGCAGGACAAGGTGTGGGTGACCGGACCGGCGAAGGAGAAGTGGGAGGTCTACACCGTGCTCGCTGACTCCGAGACGTTCGGGACCAGCCCGAAACTGCTGGAACAGAACGCCACCGAGGACGCCGAGCAGGGCTCGGTGTGCTGCGGCGGCAGCGCCGCAGACCAGGCCGAGGCGCGCACAGCCTGCTGCTGA
- a CDS encoding arsenate-mycothiol transferase ArsC, translated as MSTPPKVLFVCVSNRGKSVMAEHLTPTVTDRITPSSAGTSAKIGGQVNDLSAQALAEVGADVAGHQPRQLTDELMQTADLVVVVGTAEVTPPDGVALEVWNTDEPSERGIDGIERMRLIRDDITARIRVLADRIAR; from the coding sequence GTGAGCACACCACCGAAGGTGTTGTTCGTGTGCGTGTCCAACCGCGGCAAATCCGTGATGGCCGAACACCTCACACCCACGGTCACCGACCGGATCACCCCATCCTCGGCCGGAACGAGTGCGAAGATCGGCGGACAGGTCAACGACCTGTCCGCCCAGGCGCTCGCCGAAGTCGGCGCCGACGTCGCCGGACACCAGCCGCGGCAACTCACCGACGAACTGATGCAAACTGCAGATCTCGTCGTGGTGGTGGGCACCGCCGAGGTCACCCCACCCGACGGCGTCGCCCTCGAAGTGTGGAACACCGACGAACCCTCCGAACGGGGCATCGACGGCATCGAACGGATGCGGTTGATCCGCGACGACATCACCGCCCGGATTCGCGTTCTCGCCGACCGCATCGCGCGGTAG
- a CDS encoding arsenate reductase ArsC translates to MPSSRPSVLFVCVHNAGRSQMAAGFLTALSQGSVEVRSAGSAPADSINPAAVEAMAEVGIDISAQSPKVLTPDTVESSDVVITMGCGDTCPVFPGVSYRDWALDDPAGQGIDAVRPIRDQIRALVADLLDELLPANQQVGQ, encoded by the coding sequence ATGCCTTCCTCTCGACCTAGCGTGCTGTTCGTGTGCGTCCACAATGCCGGCCGCTCACAGATGGCCGCGGGGTTCCTCACCGCGCTCAGCCAGGGCAGTGTCGAGGTCCGCTCCGCCGGATCTGCGCCCGCCGACTCGATCAATCCCGCCGCGGTCGAGGCGATGGCTGAAGTCGGTATCGACATCTCGGCACAGTCACCCAAGGTCCTCACCCCCGACACCGTCGAATCCTCCGATGTGGTGATCACCATGGGCTGTGGCGATACATGCCCAGTATTCCCCGGCGTCAGCTACCGCGACTGGGCCCTCGACGACCCCGCCGGCCAAGGCATCGACGCGGTCCGCCCGATCCGCGATCAGATCCGCGCACTGGTCGCGGACCTCCTCGACGAACTGCTCCCCGCTAACCAGCAGGTCGGCCAGTGA
- a CDS encoding arsenate reductase ArsC yields the protein MSENVLDEQLSRGEHRAQPELLMPHTVLARTAADLAAKYEGVVSRQTVERCVFESYTALRRTSRVHAHLTTLAGRFAADRLRALAQADGSAPKDVPEVLFICVQNAGRSQMAAGLMTHHATGRVHVRSAGSAPAHSINPTVVEAMTEIGVDLGTQYPKPLTDDVVAAADVVVAMGCGDACPIYPGKRYLDWTVSDPEGRPLSEVRAIRDDLDARVRELLAELTANHV from the coding sequence ATGTCTGAGAATGTGTTGGACGAACAGCTAAGTCGCGGCGAACACCGCGCCCAACCCGAGCTGCTGATGCCGCATACCGTGCTCGCCCGTACCGCAGCTGACTTGGCCGCCAAGTACGAGGGGGTGGTGTCTCGGCAGACGGTGGAACGCTGTGTTTTCGAGTCCTACACCGCGTTACGGCGCACCTCCCGGGTGCATGCGCATCTGACGACCTTGGCGGGCCGGTTCGCTGCCGATCGATTACGCGCCCTGGCCCAGGCCGATGGATCGGCGCCCAAGGATGTGCCCGAAGTCCTGTTCATCTGCGTGCAGAACGCCGGCCGCTCGCAGATGGCCGCCGGATTGATGACCCACCACGCCACAGGTCGGGTACACGTGCGCTCCGCCGGGTCAGCCCCCGCGCACTCGATCAACCCGACCGTCGTCGAAGCAATGACCGAGATCGGCGTCGACTTGGGCACGCAGTACCCCAAACCACTCACCGACGATGTAGTCGCCGCCGCCGACGTGGTCGTAGCCATGGGCTGCGGCGACGCGTGCCCGATCTATCCCGGCAAGCGGTATCTCGATTGGACGGTCTCCGATCCCGAAGGCCGTCCACTTAGCGAGGTTCGCGCGATCCGCGATGACCTTGACGCCCGGGTTCGTGAGCTCCTTGCCGAACTCACGGCCAACCATGTGTGA
- the arsB gene encoding ACR3 family arsenite efflux transporter, with the protein MTASDTAVAGKLSTLDRFLPVWIGAAMVAGLLLGRTVPGLGDALAAVEIDGISLPIALGLLIMMYPVLAKVRYDRLDSVTGDRRLLLGSLALNWILGPALMFALAWLLLPDLPEYRTGLIIVGLARCIAMVIIWNDLACGDREAAAVLVALNSVFQVIMFAVLGWFYLSVLPGWLGLEQTTIDTSPWQIAKSVLIFLGIPLVAGYLTRRIGERARGREWYESSFLPRLGPWALYGLLFTIAILFALQGEQITSHPWDVVRIALPLLIYFAVMWGGGFVLGAAMGLGYARTTTLAFTAAGNNFELAIAVAIATYGATSGQALAGVIGPLIEVPVLVALVYVSLALRKRFTSPTTASSPDVSKEPVRDV; encoded by the coding sequence GTGACCGCCTCCGACACCGCGGTCGCGGGCAAGCTGTCGACGCTGGACCGATTCCTGCCGGTGTGGATCGGCGCAGCGATGGTCGCGGGCCTGCTGCTGGGCCGCACCGTTCCCGGCCTGGGTGACGCCCTGGCGGCCGTGGAGATCGACGGCATCTCGCTGCCGATCGCTCTCGGACTGCTGATCATGATGTATCCGGTGCTGGCCAAGGTGCGCTACGACCGACTCGACTCGGTCACCGGCGACCGTCGCCTGCTGCTCGGGTCGCTGGCGTTGAACTGGATCCTCGGACCCGCGTTGATGTTCGCGCTGGCCTGGCTCCTGCTCCCCGACCTACCGGAGTACCGGACCGGACTGATCATCGTCGGTCTGGCGCGCTGTATCGCGATGGTCATCATCTGGAACGACCTGGCGTGCGGCGACCGCGAGGCGGCTGCCGTCCTCGTCGCACTGAACTCGGTGTTCCAGGTGATCATGTTCGCCGTGCTGGGCTGGTTCTACCTCTCGGTGCTACCCGGATGGCTCGGCCTGGAACAGACGACCATCGACACCTCGCCGTGGCAGATCGCGAAGTCGGTGCTGATCTTCCTCGGAATCCCCTTGGTCGCCGGCTATCTCACCCGCCGCATCGGCGAACGGGCCAGAGGCCGCGAATGGTACGAATCCTCGTTCCTCCCCCGATTGGGGCCGTGGGCCCTCTACGGCCTGCTGTTCACCATCGCCATCCTGTTCGCCCTGCAGGGGGAGCAGATCACCTCTCACCCGTGGGACGTCGTGCGGATCGCGCTGCCGCTGCTGATCTACTTCGCGGTGATGTGGGGTGGCGGATTCGTCCTCGGCGCCGCGATGGGGCTGGGTTACGCACGGACCACCACGCTGGCGTTCACCGCCGCCGGCAACAACTTCGAGCTCGCGATCGCCGTTGCGATCGCGACCTATGGTGCGACCTCCGGTCAGGCTCTTGCCGGAGTCATCGGCCCACTCATCGAGGTGCCCGTCCTCGTCGCGCTGGTCTATGTGTCCCTGGCACTGCGGAAACGCTTCACCAGTCCGACGACCGCCTCCAGCCCAGATGTATCGAAGGAGCCTGTTCGCGATGTCTGA
- a CDS encoding ArsR/SmtB family transcription factor, whose translation MSNKNLLLPPGRGLSGDQTGAVTPLLKALADPVRLRLLSEVAAHPGGEACVCDISGPFELSQPTISHHLKVLREAGLVTSERRATWVYYRVNAEALQQLSDLLDDLATVVGETRSCEVDQ comes from the coding sequence GTGTCGAATAAGAATCTTCTGCTGCCACCGGGCCGCGGCCTCAGTGGTGACCAGACCGGGGCTGTCACCCCACTGTTGAAGGCGCTTGCGGACCCGGTTCGGTTGCGGTTGTTGTCCGAGGTTGCCGCGCATCCGGGAGGCGAAGCCTGCGTGTGCGACATTTCCGGACCCTTCGAGTTGTCGCAGCCGACGATCTCACATCACCTGAAGGTGCTGCGCGAAGCGGGCTTGGTGACCAGTGAGCGCCGCGCGACGTGGGTGTACTACCGGGTGAACGCTGAAGCGCTGCAGCAACTGTCGGACCTGCTGGACGATCTCGCCACCGTCGTGGGGGAAACACGCTCGTGTGAGGTGGACCAGTGA
- a CDS encoding IS481 family transposase, whose product MVVVNEPIDPVVRLAISQWPDDAPRGAVSTFCAEHGISRKSFYELRKRARADGPSAVLEPRTRRPKSSPSALNDEVKAQAVAVRAALEASGLDHGPISVHDKMQSMGLTQVPSTASLARIFREAGVARREPKKKPRSAWRRFVYPAPNACWQLDGTEYVLTGGRRCVILQLIDDHSRYAVGSHVAAGETAEAAIAVFDKAVTAHGVPQRLLTDNGPALNPSRRGRLGQLVEHVRVLGVETITGKPYKPTTQGKNERFHQTLFRYLDKQPLADTLAELQAQVDAFDHIYNTQRPHQGLPGRVTPLAAWQATPKAHAPQPIAGGSLFDRPTSRPPAPRPTADLPEGVLVRTVSTSGTISVDSVTYMVDVDHAFNQVLVVADDSAIVIANTDGEVVVEHPRPAPGVRYVGNRQPRGPRPTKTRPSPKS is encoded by the coding sequence GTGGTGGTAGTTAACGAACCTATCGATCCTGTCGTGCGGCTGGCGATCTCGCAGTGGCCTGATGATGCACCCCGCGGAGCGGTCTCGACATTCTGCGCCGAACACGGGATTTCGCGGAAGTCGTTCTACGAGTTGCGTAAACGAGCACGAGCGGATGGGCCGTCAGCGGTCCTGGAACCCCGTACCCGCCGCCCGAAGTCGAGCCCGTCAGCGCTCAATGACGAGGTCAAAGCGCAGGCGGTGGCCGTGCGCGCCGCTCTGGAAGCCTCAGGTCTGGATCACGGGCCGATCAGCGTGCACGACAAGATGCAGTCGATGGGGTTGACTCAGGTGCCCTCGACGGCCTCGCTGGCTCGGATCTTCCGCGAAGCCGGTGTCGCTCGCCGTGAGCCAAAGAAGAAGCCCCGCTCGGCGTGGCGGAGGTTCGTCTACCCGGCGCCGAATGCGTGCTGGCAACTCGATGGCACCGAGTACGTCCTGACCGGTGGACGCAGGTGCGTCATCCTGCAGCTCATCGACGATCACTCTCGCTACGCCGTGGGCTCACATGTGGCCGCAGGCGAAACGGCTGAGGCTGCGATCGCCGTGTTCGACAAGGCAGTGACCGCCCACGGAGTACCTCAACGACTCCTCACCGACAATGGGCCCGCGCTCAACCCCTCGCGGCGCGGCCGTCTCGGTCAGCTCGTCGAGCACGTCCGCGTGCTCGGGGTGGAAACGATCACCGGCAAGCCCTACAAGCCGACCACGCAGGGAAAGAACGAGCGATTCCATCAGACGTTGTTCCGGTATCTGGACAAGCAGCCATTGGCTGACACCCTGGCCGAGCTGCAGGCCCAGGTTGATGCGTTCGATCACATCTACAACACCCAACGGCCTCACCAGGGCCTGCCAGGGCGCGTCACACCACTAGCCGCGTGGCAAGCCACACCGAAAGCCCATGCACCACAACCGATAGCCGGTGGATCACTGTTCGATCGGCCTACATCGCGCCCGCCCGCGCCGCGCCCAACCGCCGATCTACCCGAGGGCGTCCTGGTCAGGACTGTCAGCACTTCCGGCACCATCAGCGTGGACTCAGTCACCTACATGGTCGATGTGGACCACGCCTTCAACCAGGTCCTCGTCGTCGCCGACGACAGCGCGATCGTCATCGCGAACACCGATGGAGAGGTCGTAGTCGAACACCCTCGACCCGCTCCCGGAGTTCGCTACGTCGGCAACCGACAACCCCGCGGCCCACGCCCCACGAAGACCAGACCGTCACCGAAGTCCTGA
- a CDS encoding HNH endonuclease signature motif containing protein → MADNNRNDQQQRDQPLPDDSRSSAGFESWEVWRPGQGWEPDLPQSYAALMAARIATGRDPAPTVESAESSGPDGDLPALYALLGQVVDQIAVAESSGLSDAQVVEVAEAHELIARRLWGLGHRRVMDISDRGAFTKTGHKSIRQFMDDRLRITDLRGRVAAMDAICAKYSMQGERLTPKHPYLADAVAEGALGPSHVTAVLEALDKIPAAVIPEKKHAAEMLLVDAARSCTPTQIAKVGQKILGYLDPDGSLTEDRDRARRRGIRLSPQDSQLMSKIVGHLDPVTRAMFDMVLAAWAAKGMNNPADEVPLVGPVDGVDEQQVAEAAGRDDRSPEQRNHDALKAILRAALDGGVLGQSHRGLPPHLVVKITESELREQAGVGETTTGAMLPISDVIALAAEAQQHLAVFADHTEAPLYLGHGERLASRDQRYMIVAHQPGCTCPGCTTSTAYSEIHHAAKDWADGGTTEISIRLGLASSHVATRSKYRHPDHCVRAAQPDGGTETRPVHHQRPHRRAGCRSDGVAVEHRGRDGVE, encoded by the coding sequence GTGGCCGACAACAATCGGAATGATCAGCAGCAGCGTGATCAGCCGTTGCCGGATGACTCGCGTTCGTCGGCAGGTTTCGAGTCGTGGGAGGTGTGGCGGCCGGGTCAGGGGTGGGAGCCGGATCTGCCGCAGTCGTATGCGGCGTTGATGGCCGCGCGGATCGCGACCGGACGCGATCCGGCACCGACTGTGGAGTCTGCGGAGTCGTCGGGCCCCGACGGTGATCTGCCGGCTCTGTATGCGTTGTTGGGGCAGGTGGTCGATCAGATCGCGGTGGCGGAGTCCTCGGGTTTGTCGGATGCGCAGGTCGTGGAGGTGGCCGAGGCGCATGAGCTGATCGCTCGCCGGTTGTGGGGGTTGGGGCATCGGCGCGTGATGGACATCTCGGACCGTGGTGCGTTCACCAAGACCGGCCATAAGTCGATCCGCCAGTTCATGGACGACCGGCTGCGGATCACTGATCTGCGTGGTCGGGTCGCGGCGATGGACGCGATCTGTGCCAAGTATTCGATGCAGGGTGAACGACTCACCCCGAAGCATCCGTATCTGGCCGACGCGGTGGCTGAGGGCGCTCTCGGACCGAGTCATGTGACCGCGGTGTTGGAGGCACTCGACAAGATTCCCGCCGCAGTGATTCCGGAGAAGAAGCACGCCGCGGAAATGCTGCTGGTCGATGCCGCCCGATCGTGCACGCCCACCCAGATCGCCAAGGTGGGGCAGAAGATCCTGGGCTATCTGGATCCGGATGGATCGTTGACCGAGGACCGCGACCGGGCTCGGCGGCGCGGGATTCGCCTGTCCCCGCAGGACTCGCAGTTGATGTCGAAGATCGTCGGGCATCTGGATCCGGTCACCCGGGCCATGTTCGACATGGTGTTGGCGGCCTGGGCCGCGAAGGGCATGAACAACCCGGCCGACGAGGTCCCGTTGGTAGGACCGGTCGACGGGGTCGACGAACAACAGGTGGCCGAGGCCGCCGGGCGTGATGATCGCAGCCCGGAGCAACGCAACCACGATGCGTTGAAGGCGATTCTGCGGGCGGCCCTGGATGGTGGGGTGTTGGGGCAATCGCATCGCGGCCTGCCGCCGCATCTGGTTGTGAAGATCACCGAATCCGAGTTGCGCGAGCAGGCCGGGGTCGGGGAAACCACCACCGGCGCGATGTTGCCGATCTCCGATGTCATCGCCTTGGCAGCCGAAGCCCAGCAGCATTTGGCGGTGTTCGCCGATCACACCGAAGCCCCCTTGTATTTGGGGCATGGGGAACGGTTGGCATCACGCGATCAGCGGTACATGATCGTCGCTCACCAACCGGGCTGCACCTGCCCGGGCTGCACTACCTCGACCGCCTACAGCGAGATCCATCACGCGGCGAAGGATTGGGCTGATGGTGGGACGACCGAAATCTCGATACGCCTCGGGCTCGCAAGCTCGCACGTGGCTACTCGATCCAAGTATCGACACCCTGACCACTGCGTGCGGGCCGCACAACCGGATGGTGGGACCGAAACCCGGCCAGTACACCACCAGCGTCCTCACCGACGGGCCGGATGCCGGTCGGACGGCGTGGCGGTTGAACACCGAGGACGGGATGGCGTCGAATGA
- a CDS encoding NAD(P)/FAD-dependent oxidoreductase, whose amino-acid sequence MNSDTCDVTSCEVAIVGGGPAGLAAATALARSLRSVVVVDAGEPRNAPAAGAHNVLGHEGIAPRDLLAAGRAELAAYGGILRTDRVRTVTRDDDGFALSLASGEQLHARRLILATGLVDELPDIPGVAALWGTDVLHCPYCHGWEVRGKRIAVIATNAMVAHQALLFRQLSEHVSVIAHAMPSLPEADAARLAARGIDIVDAAVDHLDVVVDNDGTARLGGVVLADGSTLAADAVVVAPRFVARTDLYEQLGGTASPHPMGGTFIETGVMGQTAVPGVWAAGNTADLAAMVTVSMGAGVQAGAAVNADLVAQDADALVTAMTTR is encoded by the coding sequence ATGAACTCCGACACCTGCGATGTGACGAGCTGTGAGGTGGCGATTGTGGGCGGCGGTCCCGCGGGACTCGCCGCGGCCACCGCTCTGGCCCGATCGTTGCGGTCGGTCGTCGTCGTCGACGCCGGCGAACCCCGCAACGCACCCGCCGCGGGCGCGCACAACGTCCTCGGTCACGAAGGCATCGCGCCGCGCGACCTCCTCGCCGCCGGGCGCGCCGAACTCGCCGCTTACGGTGGCATCCTGCGCACCGATCGGGTGCGCACCGTGACCCGTGATGACGACGGCTTCGCACTCTCGCTCGCGTCCGGCGAGCAGCTACACGCCCGTCGGCTCATCCTGGCCACCGGCCTCGTCGACGAGCTGCCCGACATCCCCGGCGTGGCGGCACTATGGGGCACCGACGTCCTGCACTGCCCGTACTGCCACGGCTGGGAGGTGCGCGGCAAGCGAATTGCGGTGATCGCGACCAACGCGATGGTCGCTCACCAGGCACTCCTGTTCCGGCAGCTGTCCGAGCACGTCAGCGTCATCGCCCATGCGATGCCGTCTCTACCGGAGGCCGACGCCGCACGACTCGCAGCCCGCGGCATCGACATCGTCGACGCTGCGGTGGATCACCTCGACGTGGTGGTCGACAACGACGGCACCGCGCGGCTGGGCGGCGTGGTGCTGGCCGACGGTTCGACGCTGGCCGCCGACGCCGTGGTGGTTGCGCCGCGCTTCGTCGCGCGCACCGACCTCTACGAGCAACTCGGCGGCACCGCCTCGCCACATCCGATGGGCGGCACCTTCATCGAGACCGGCGTGATGGGCCAGACCGCCGTTCCGGGTGTGTGGGCGGCCGGCAACACCGCCGACCTCGCGGCCATGGTGACGGTGTCGATGGGCGCGGGCGTGCAGGCCGGGGCGGCCGTCAACGCCGATCTGGTGGCGCAGGACGCCGATGCACTCGTGACGGCGATGACGACCCGTTAG
- a CDS encoding class I SAM-dependent methyltransferase: MDSWPTIITTRTTTRRITRWRASSTSTRRSSAATSTTPSTSSPAHWAGVRGRWWTSARAPAPVPTGSRRTSTTRRSWPSTTPPELAAMLTERARRGGYLQRVRTVAADLDDGWPTAAGTPDVVWASSSLHHIADPDRFLRALSSALVPDGILAVVEIDGAPRFLPDDAGVGRPGLEDRCERAMSSNGWNSFPEWTTQLRGAGFDVLDQVTIRVEPDGVPPQAAEYAVQWYTRLRTGLADVLDADDLAALDILLDDQNPLALRRRADLSVRAGRLVWIARPTERTDP, encoded by the coding sequence GTGGACTCATGGCCCACCATCATCACCACCCGCACCACCACCCGCAGGATCACCAGATGGCGAGCGTCCTCGACCTCGACGCGACGGTCGTCGGCAGCTACATCGACGACGCCATCGACCTCGTCGCCAGCGCACTGGGCCGGCGTCCGCGGACGGTGGTGGACATCGGCGCGGGCACCGGCACCGGTACCGACCGGCTCGCGGCGCACCTCGACGACGCGGAGATCGTGGCCGTCGACCACTCCCCCCGAACTCGCCGCGATGCTGACCGAGCGCGCCCGGCGCGGCGGGTACCTCCAGCGCGTGCGCACTGTGGCAGCCGACCTCGACGACGGCTGGCCCACGGCTGCGGGGACACCCGACGTGGTGTGGGCGTCGTCGTCGCTACACCACATCGCCGACCCCGACCGATTTCTGCGCGCGCTGTCGTCGGCGCTCGTCCCGGACGGCATTCTCGCGGTAGTCGAGATCGACGGGGCACCGCGCTTCCTTCCCGACGACGCCGGGGTCGGCCGGCCCGGACTGGAGGATCGCTGCGAACGCGCGATGTCGTCGAACGGATGGAACTCCTTCCCGGAGTGGACAACTCAGCTTCGAGGTGCGGGATTCGACGTTCTCGACCAGGTGACGATCCGCGTCGAACCCGACGGGGTGCCACCACAGGCCGCCGAATACGCGGTGCAGTGGTACACCCGATTGCGGACCGGACTCGCCGACGTCCTCGACGCCGACGACCTCGCGGCGCTCGACATCCTGCTCGACGACCAGAACCCACTGGCACTACGACGACGCGCCGATCTCTCGGTACGAGCCGGGCGTCTCGTCTGGATCGCACGACCGACCGAAAGGACGGACCCATGA
- a CDS encoding helix-turn-helix domain-containing protein gives MAQELDVVVRQRIRGLRIAKGWTLDALAARCFLSPSTLSRIETGHRRVALDQLVPIAQALGTTLDQLVEPADDGDVVIRPEPHTAEGVTVWVLSREGSPQGVHVAKMRIESTHPNSRDHMRVHPGREWFTVLSGTVRLLLGDRTILVPAGDAAEFSTMVPHSIGAHGGPVEVLSIFDHEGERAHLPGAVAAR, from the coding sequence ATGGCGCAAGAACTCGATGTGGTGGTCCGGCAGCGTATCCGTGGACTGCGAATCGCCAAGGGGTGGACCCTCGACGCGCTGGCGGCCCGATGTTTCCTCAGTCCGTCGACGTTGAGCCGGATCGAGACCGGTCATCGTCGGGTGGCGCTCGACCAGCTGGTTCCGATCGCGCAGGCACTCGGCACCACCCTCGATCAGCTCGTCGAACCCGCCGACGACGGCGACGTGGTGATCCGTCCCGAACCACACACCGCAGAAGGCGTCACCGTGTGGGTGCTCTCGCGCGAGGGCTCACCGCAGGGCGTCCACGTCGCCAAGATGCGGATCGAGTCCACGCACCCCAACAGTCGTGATCACATGCGTGTTCACCCAGGTCGGGAGTGGTTCACGGTACTGTCCGGAACCGTTCGGCTACTGCTGGGTGACCGCACCATCCTGGTGCCGGCCGGCGACGCCGCCGAGTTCTCCACGATGGTTCCGCATTCGATCGGTGCGCACGGCGGACCGGTCGAGGTGTTGTCGATCTTCGATCACGAAGGTGAGCGAGCCCACCTCCCGGGTGCGGTCGCAGCCCGCTGA
- a CDS encoding L,D-transpeptidase, translating to MNTQSSPLNRRTVLAAAGLGVLGVAAAACSGSSSNSGEAKKPDAPVVGITFTPALDAEAPNPTAEFSVKVSDGVLNPDVKLSNPRGRAVAGKLSDDRTTFTVTEPLGYDTEYTWSGSATGTDRKTKPIEGSFTTLAPRSQLNVVVNIADGQEVGIAAPIILKFDGTVEDKAAVERALTVTTTPHTEGAWAWLGEDNGSRVHWRTKEYYAPGTKVHMAAKLYGLDHGDGAYGAADVTSDFTIGRAQVVKAEASSHQIVVVRDGSTLMTLPCSYGGGDLDRNVTRSGIHVVSEKYEDFYMSNPAAGYFNIRERWAVRISNNGEFIHANPETVGVQGSSNVTNGCINLSLDNAQRYFESAIYGDPVEVTGTRIALSEADGDIYDWIFDWSTWKGMSAIQGEARSTSAPATPRGAPTPNATTPAPPR from the coding sequence ATGAACACCCAGTCCTCCCCACTGAATCGGCGCACCGTGCTCGCCGCTGCCGGCCTCGGCGTCCTCGGCGTTGCGGCGGCCGCCTGCTCGGGCTCGTCGTCGAACTCCGGCGAGGCCAAAAAGCCTGACGCGCCCGTCGTCGGCATCACCTTCACCCCGGCGCTCGACGCCGAGGCGCCCAACCCGACCGCCGAGTTCTCGGTGAAGGTCTCCGACGGCGTCCTGAACCCCGACGTGAAGCTGAGCAACCCGCGCGGACGCGCTGTGGCCGGCAAGCTGTCCGACGACCGAACGACCTTCACCGTCACCGAACCACTGGGTTACGACACCGAGTACACGTGGAGCGGCAGCGCGACCGGCACCGACCGCAAGACCAAACCGATCGAGGGCAGCTTCACCACGCTCGCGCCCCGCAGCCAGCTCAACGTCGTCGTCAACATCGCCGACGGTCAGGAAGTCGGCATCGCGGCCCCGATCATCCTCAAGTTCGACGGCACCGTGGAAGACAAGGCCGCCGTCGAACGCGCGCTGACGGTGACCACCACCCCGCACACCGAAGGTGCGTGGGCGTGGCTGGGCGAGGACAACGGGTCACGCGTGCACTGGCGGACCAAGGAGTACTACGCACCGGGCACCAAGGTGCACATGGCGGCCAAGCTGTACGGCCTCGACCACGGCGACGGCGCGTACGGTGCAGCCGATGTGACCAGCGACTTCACCATCGGCCGGGCCCAGGTGGTCAAGGCCGAGGCGTCGTCGCATCAGATCGTGGTGGTCCGCGACGGGTCGACGCTGATGACGCTGCCGTGCAGTTACGGCGGCGGCGACCTCGACCGCAACGTCACCAGATCCGGCATCCATGTGGTGAGCGAGAAGTACGAGGACTTCTACATGTCCAACCCGGCCGCCGGGTACTTCAACATTCGCGAACGCTGGGCCGTGCGCATCTCCAACAACGGTGAGTTCATCCATGCCAATCCGGAAACCGTTGGCGTGCAAGGGTCGTCGAATGTGACCAACGGATGCATCAACCTGTCGCTGGACAACGCGCAACGCTACTTCGAGTCTGCGATCTACGGGGACCCGGTGGAGGTGACCGGTACCCGCATCGCGCTGTCGGAGGCCGACGGCGACATCTACGACTGGATCTTCGACTGGTCGACGTGGAAAGGGATGTCGGCGATCCAGGGCGAGGCCCGCAGCACATCCGCCCCAGCGACTCCGCGCGGCGCCCCGACCCCCAACGCCACCACCCCGGCGCCGCCACGCTGA